GCTGGGATGGCTTCGGctaccccatggcccttgggggtggtttggccacttTTAAGGGCCaaatcttaaaaacaaaaaaaaaaattcgttcagtccttgggggtggtccgggcccaaacaaattttttttatttttttgagccATTCTTTGGGGTGTTGACCACCCCATGGGCCTGCTGGCGGCCAAATTTTGTTGGGTTGTGGGTGGTCCCATTTAATTCAGGTCATGGGTGGTCAAGCCAACTTAACCCCAATGAAGGGCCAACAAcccctcatttttatttttttattttatattttttttaaataataaataatattttattattattgctaAGAGGACATTGCTCCTATTTCAttctgaatttttaaaatcataccaTTAATCAATATCTACCAtttaaaactaccaaaatatccTATTCAGTGAAATTGAGAGGGtcttttctgcattaaaatcaattccacTTCTGGAGCCATAGCACTGAATGCTGTCTGACCCGTAGCAAGAGAAGGAGGCAAGGACACCCATCCTTATCGAGCCGATAAGCCACCTCTTGAATAGCTGTTACCGATAAGCCACCTCGTGAATAACTGTTACAAGCAATCTTGCCACAAGATGACACATGACAGGAGGGTATACTGGAACCACTCCACTCAGAAAGGTAAGTATAGGTATAGGGTGAAGATAAATAGCACGCcggtaaaatatatatatatatttttttattaaaatattaaaaaaaaaaaaatttgctgatTGGTGTTAAGAGCACGTGCGTGCTCTGAATCACGGCTCGTATGTATAAGATGGCTTGAAAGTAAACCTCTCGCCAACACACTGATATATGCAAAATTCATAGGGCCTCTGAACCCCAAAGAGCATTTTTAGGAGTTTTATTGACCTAGGCATTGGAGGTATCTCTTGCCAGCTCACTCCAACATGCCTCTAAACCTCTATCGTGTGAGCTTTTGCAAGAGAAGTGTACGTGGAAGTAGCTGAGCGGATTTCGGCCTTatcaaatttcattttctttagtaCTGTTTGACTTTCCTCGTTTCTAAACTTATTGATATATAAATGTTACCTTCTTTAATCCAGGCTTTGATGGAGGATCTTTCTGATTGTAGAAGCTTTGCAATGGAGCTGTTTTACGGGTGGAAGTCTTTCGAAGTTTATTGATCTCCAATTCCTCTCCTTTCTTCTgtttctgtatatatatatatatatatatatagatgatgaTCTTAATATATATTCTGGTATCGctaaaaaaaacagtaaaaagaaAGAGTACATGGCATACCTTAATGGTATTGACTTGTAAATACTTGCTTTCGACCTCCTTCACTTGTATCATTTCCTTAGTTTTCGGACCCTCCTATCATTTGGAAAGGCAATGAGGAAACATGCATGtatatcacttttataaatattaaaaattaaaaaaaaagttaggttGTTAGTAGTTGctagatattatatttttatataacaaTTATCCAATAATATTGACATAACATTTCAAATCAACAATTGAAACTTCTTTTtatgtaacaaaaaataattcaatgaTTAATTGGAGTTGGTGTGTGTTACGGTCCATAACttggtgaatatatataataattatttatatattataattattattaaataagttTGTAGCTTATTATTCTTATTAGGAAAATAATGAGACTTGGTCATAAAACAATATCTCTAGTAAGAAATATGGGATTTGTCTCCcattagaattatattttttatttgcatgtatttttatttttgtcatgtAATAGTCTATATAAACCTAAGaatgattaataaaatatatgagaattTTAATATTCAACTTTATTAGTTGTTTTGAGAAGTTTAGGGTTGCTCAAACTAACCTAAAATTAGGAGGTCCAGATTCTTTGAATTATCCTACCAAACCCTATCAAAATCTATAGCTCTCGTTAATTATTCATCTCTTGTCACCGAGGCCCATAATAGTGATAGCCTTGTTAGATAAATCTATGGTATTTAATATTTCTCTATTAATGCTTCCAATAAAATCTAACATCCTCAAAAtctgtaaaaaaataaataaataaaaagtcaataGAACTCACCTCTATCCTTTTATCAGCACGTTTGGTAGTTGTAGCGTTAAGCTTGGTACTACTTGTTATATTAGCACGGGTAGAATTGGCACGTGTCAGTTTAGAGGTTTCTCCGGCACTAGCTAAGGATTCAACCCTGTACCATTGGAATGTtaagttaaagaaaatttaagaaaaacgTCACTTAATACCACTAATCCTTCGTTACTTTTACAATTATaaccttaatttttaaaaagtgtaaatttattaatatcatattttagaaatttgCAATATCAATTCTTTcgtccaattatatatatatatatatatatatatatatatttatttatttggatgaTCAATTACAAATTATTATGGACTTACTTGTGATTTATACTGAAAGATTTGGATAGTTTGGGTTGTGGGGCCTTGAAATCAATTGAACCCCGTTTTTCTTTTGACATTCTTTCCTCATTTGCTGCAGAAAAATCCATTGAACATCGTCTTTCCTTTGACATCCTTTTATCAGTTGCAAAAGAAAATGGTTGAGGGACCGTGTGCTTTTCCTTGGCGTTTCTTTTTGAACCTTGTTTTGATTTCTTTGATGAATCTGTTTGCCTTTCTCCATCTTTTCCACATAATTTAGATCTCCCAACACTTATTTCTACCTTATTTTCATGCCTTTCTTTCTGTATATCCTCGGATAACTGGTTCTTCTCAAGCACAGGAGTGTCTTTTTCTGCTTGATCAGCTTCCACTTGTTTATCAGGCTTTTCTTCTTCAGTCTGCTCTTGTTgatgattttgtaatttttgtttactgtctttcttctcttccataCTGGGAAGACTCTGTAAGTAAGAGAAAAGTAAGGTTTATAGATAGTTCAAACACACCCATAAACTCAAATACTGcattaaataagaaaatgcatgtatgtatgtatttatgtatgtatgtgtgtaaAAATGTtctttattaaactaacatgtATGCCTCCGGGATCAAGGATCAACATATGTCGCTGCTAGGTTGCTATGTAGTACAATGTTAGCAGGGAAACAGTACACACGCTCAAGTGTATAATTCCTGACTTGGCGGTGAAAATCACCACTAGATTTAGGATAAATCACTACTAAATTTTGGATATAATGATGATTTTCATTAAAATGTCGGAGAGTATAAATATACTTGGAAGTGTGAGAGtgtgtttagcatttctcatattagAAACTCCATTGGCTCGAGAAGATTTAGTACAGAAAATTAAGATTAGAAATTGctgaagaaacaagaaacaaaccTTGGgaactctttctctcttcctcttgaCTCTTAGGGTATACTAAATACTTTGTGCTAAACTCGACACTAAATACTGCTTCTGGGGAGGCTAGTCagctaattaacaataagaaTTGAAAATGAGGTAGTTGTCATTGAATATGGAAAATTACTTGGTGTTTCGAAATTGGTGCAAGTGGCAGCAAGGCAATTCACATTCAATTTATGTTAATACTGAAATTAAGCAGCCTCATGGCTTTGTCTTCATGCATCTTGGCAATTGTATTTGGAGCACTTTGGCATATAACATATTCTATTGTAATTAGAGTTCTAGGCCggcaattaattaaatttgtaatttggaTACCCAATTCTCAAGCTTGtccaatgagagagagagacttttgtttttaatccAAAAGTAACTAAAGTAAACTATGCAGTAAGAGCAGTCTTTCTTCTCTAAGCCCTCAGGTTAAGAGTGGAGAGGCACCGCTTTAGCTACACGAATTGATACTAATTGTAATCATTGACAAGATTTTGATTCgaaccaactttattttttttcattttgtgctCAATTAGCTAGAGTCCATAAGAGTAGACTGAATTGTATTCAGTGTAGAAATTAGCTCCCTCTCCCGATAACATTGTCCAaggaatcatatatatatatatatatatatatataaaagctgaaTTACTCTCATAAATGCCTTAATATTGCGATATGTAGCGTGAcctattttatttgtttttaaggaTAAACCGgattttaaggcataattttggAACCGATTTTTTATAGTGAACCGGTTATTAAATTATCTTAATCAaaggcatttaattatattttaataatttttcttatatgtgatttcattaaattcaaacatttaatgcacaatattaagtattattaatgttcaAATCAAGTAAGGAAAcgaataatacaaatcaaattactatgtattaatatttttagtcactttaatatttttaattcaaatttagaaaaggttagagaagacgatttttttttgtctacatatactttgtgcatgtaataatagataatttataaaataaaaattattattattttttttttctaaataataagccattgaaaaacaatttggttaataatagattatctacaaaataataaggcctACAAAATAAAGCTCTCCCAATTATTTcggattttttttctctctctttctctctctcaccgatttaacttcttcatttttttttttccttttttctttctttcttcccgcgtctctctctcaactcttcaaatataacgacctaaaaaaatcaacttgaaGTAATTCCTGTTCTTAATCTTCcatgtgtatgttttttatttgagaaaaactacaacttcaagaattaacttctttctctctctctctctctctctctctctccactcttcaacaataataacctaaaaattcaatcccgaattaattcttattcttaacctttcgaaaacgaaatttttttaaaaatcaatttttaaaatcatatttattaAAACTGCAAACAAACCCTGAATAAGAATAACACAACCCTCTCCGAACAATTATAATTGagtattaactgtatttgtacgttgtttatttttattttttttcagtttgttctttgataaaaattgcaacttctgaattaagataataaattggtTGGATTTTTGGTGGGAtaatggaagattatagtgtgtttatttgatttttgtgcaaaaaaGGAAGAGACTCTTTCGAAACactaaagagataattaaacattgaaccTGAGAAGATTTATCTGATGGTGTTAAATGTTGAGTGCAATATCTTGTTTTATTAGCTAGGtactcataaaataaaaagattttgtttatttttacattatatTTGACTCCGTCTAgggtttctatttaattgaaaattttgttgcttgaatttatctttgtgtatctatgtataaatttttcacgacagtaaattgattatttttatgtttgtttctctagaaagtttctttgtattaaaatataataggtatcacaccaataagattttatgttttaattcacttaaatattttattggattgttttttggtttttgtgatttactcggattttctagcattttttgaaagtgtagAAAAGAtctatttgattgcattaaatatttagtgaaatatgtgttttattttgtattaaaaagaaaagagaagattttgtttattgagtgaagattttattttgattgtatCTCAAACATTATAAAGATGGAGCATACTGTTCCTTtggttgatttgttttaatgaGGAAGCAAtgattactatttaaaaaaaaagaagaaggaatgatatatattatttgtaaaattttgtttattttactctctATTTTTCTGAG
This genomic interval from Corylus avellana chromosome ca3, CavTom2PMs-1.0 contains the following:
- the LOC132176640 gene encoding protein WVD2-like 3, with protein sequence MEEKKDSKQKLQNHQQEQTEEEKPDKQVEADQAEKDTPVLEKNQLSEDIQKERHENKVEISVGRSKLCGKDGERQTDSSKKSKQGSKRNAKEKHTVPQPFSFATDKRMSKERRCSMDFSAANEERMSKEKRGSIDFKAPQPKLSKSFSINHKVESLASAGETSKLTRANSTRANITSSTKLNATTTKRADKRIEEGPKTKEMIQVKEVESKYLQVNTIKKQKKGEELEINKLRKTSTRKTAPLQSFYNQKDPPSKPGLKKIPVTCSKSTLLDQQSMSTGFQSNKIEDKGKLASKTMSSITKILIGTRKILNPAKEKVKGDVSGA